One region of Mycobacterium riyadhense genomic DNA includes:
- a CDS encoding L,D-transpeptidase, with translation MTPLHRRRSWLAAVIIPVAVFTGACSSGGGTAAPAKVIVDKGTPFADLLVPKLTASVTDGAVGVTVDAPVTVSVADGVLASVTMVNDSGRAINGQLSPDGLHWQTTEQLGYNRRYTLNAKALGMGGAANRQMTFQTSSPAHLTMPYVVPTDGEVVGVGQPVAIRFDENIANRVAAEKAIKITTNPPVEGAFYWLNNREVRWRPEHFWKPGTAIDVAVNTYGVDLGEGMFGEDNVKTHFTIGDEMIATADDTTKILTVRVNGEVVKTMPTSMGKDSTPTANGIYTVGARFKHIIMDSSTYGVPVNSPNGYRTDVDWATQISYSGVFVHSAPWSVGAQGHTNTSHGCLNVSPSNAQWFYDHSKRGDIVEIINTVGGTLPGTEGLGDWNIPWDQWRAGNANA, from the coding sequence ATGACGCCTTTGCACCGACGTCGATCGTGGCTGGCTGCGGTCATCATCCCGGTTGCTGTGTTCACCGGCGCGTGCAGCAGCGGCGGCGGCACCGCCGCGCCGGCCAAGGTCATCGTCGACAAAGGCACGCCGTTCGCTGATCTGTTGGTTCCGAAGCTCACCGCCTCGGTGACGGATGGTGCCGTCGGTGTCACGGTGGACGCACCGGTGACCGTTAGCGTCGCCGACGGGGTGCTGGCATCGGTAACCATGGTCAACGACAGCGGCAGGGCCATTAACGGTCAGCTCAGCCCCGACGGACTGCACTGGCAGACCACCGAGCAGCTCGGCTACAACCGGCGCTACACCCTGAACGCGAAGGCGTTGGGGATGGGCGGCGCGGCCAACCGCCAAATGACCTTCCAGACCAGTTCCCCCGCGCATCTGACCATGCCCTACGTCGTGCCCACCGATGGCGAGGTCGTGGGAGTCGGTCAGCCGGTGGCCATCCGGTTCGACGAGAATATCGCCAACCGCGTTGCCGCCGAGAAGGCCATCAAGATCACCACCAACCCGCCCGTCGAGGGCGCGTTCTACTGGCTGAACAACCGTGAAGTACGTTGGCGCCCAGAGCATTTCTGGAAGCCGGGTACCGCCATCGACGTAGCTGTGAACACCTACGGCGTCGACCTGGGTGAAGGCATGTTCGGCGAGGACAACGTCAAGACGCACTTCACCATTGGTGACGAGATGATCGCGACCGCCGATGACACCACCAAGATTCTGACCGTGCGGGTCAACGGCGAAGTGGTCAAGACCATGCCGACGTCGATGGGCAAGGACAGCACCCCGACCGCCAACGGCATCTACACCGTCGGCGCGCGGTTCAAGCACATCATCATGGATTCGTCCACCTATGGCGTACCGGTCAACTCGCCCAACGGATATCGCACCGACGTCGACTGGGCCACGCAGATTTCCTACAGCGGCGTCTTCGTGCACTCGGCGCCGTGGTCGGTGGGGGCGCAGGGCCACACAAATACCAGTCACGGCTGCCTGAACGTGAGCCCAAGCAACGCGCAGTGGTTCTACGACCACAGCAAGCGCGGCGACATCGTCGA
- a CDS encoding DUF3618 domain-containing protein, translated as MADRDPDTIKQEIDLARDQLAATVDSLAERANPRRLADDLKVRVIEFVKKPAVTLSLAGVGAIVVVVVVHRVRNR; from the coding sequence GTGGCGGACCGCGATCCCGACACCATCAAGCAGGAGATCGACCTCGCCCGCGACCAGCTGGCGGCCACCGTCGACTCACTTGCCGAGCGTGCCAACCCCCGCCGTCTGGCCGATGACCTCAAGGTCCGGGTGATCGAGTTTGTCAAGAAGCCCGCGGTGACGTTGTCCCTGGCCGGAGTAGGCGCCATCGTCGTCGTCGTAGTGGTGCACCGGGTCAGGAACCGCTAG
- the bcp gene encoding thioredoxin-dependent thiol peroxidase — MTETARLAPGDKAPAFSLPDADGKKVSLADYKGRRVVVYFYPAASTPGCTKQACDFRDNLHVLNDAGLDVVGISPDKPEKLAKFRDAEGLTFPLLSDAERKVLTAWGAYGEKLMYGKTVTGVIRSTFVVDEKGKIAVAQYNVKATGHVAKLRRDLSV, encoded by the coding sequence ATGACCGAGACCGCCCGGCTAGCCCCTGGAGACAAAGCCCCCGCCTTCAGCCTTCCCGACGCCGACGGCAAGAAGGTGTCGTTGGCCGACTACAAGGGACGCCGCGTCGTCGTGTACTTCTACCCGGCAGCCTCGACGCCCGGATGCACCAAGCAGGCCTGCGATTTTCGCGACAACCTGCACGTCCTCAACGACGCCGGCCTCGACGTCGTCGGAATCTCCCCCGACAAACCGGAAAAGCTGGCCAAGTTCCGCGATGCTGAGGGCCTGACGTTTCCGCTGCTGTCCGACGCTGAGCGCAAGGTCCTCACCGCCTGGGGCGCCTACGGCGAGAAGCTGATGTACGGCAAGACGGTCACAGGCGTGATCCGATCCACCTTCGTCGTCGACGAAAAGGGCAAGATCGCCGTTGCCCAGTACAACGTCAAAGCCACCGGCCATGTCGCTAAGCTTCGGCGCGATTTGTCGGTATAG